Proteins from a single region of Lampris incognitus isolate fLamInc1 chromosome 16, fLamInc1.hap2, whole genome shotgun sequence:
- the egln3 gene encoding egl nine homolog 3, with protein sequence MPLIEQISQCELERLVVDRVVPALQDRGFFYTDHFLSEPAGELVLDRVMEMHHSGMLQDGRLAAGTGRAGSVTRVHSRKIRGDQMAWVSGAERNNEPIRFLLALMDKLIRLSLDRLGNRGIRERSQAMVACYPGHGTGYVKHVDNPNSDGRCITCVYYLNKNWNAKEHGGVLRIFPEGQGYVVDIEPLFDRLLLFWSDRRNPHEVQPCYATRYAITVWYFDSEERAAAKRRFRDLAASTQEEGSSTS encoded by the exons ATGCCTCTTATTGAACAAATTTCTCAGTGTGAGCTGGAGCGGTTGGTGGTGGACCGGGTCGTGCCGGCCCTGCAGGACCGGGGCTTCTTCTACACAGACCACTTTCTGAGCGAGCCAGCCGGGGAGCTGGTTCTGGACCGGGTCATGGAGATGCACCACTCCGGGATGCTGCAGGACGGACGCTTGGCCGCGGGGACCGGGCGTGCGGGCTCGGTCACACGGGTCCACAGCCGGAAAATCCGAGGGGATCAGATGGCTTGGGTCAGCGGGGCGGAGCGGAACAACGAGCCCATCCGCTTCCTATTGGCCCTGATGGACAAACTGATCCGTCTGAGTCTGGACCGGCTCGGGAATCGCGGAATCCGGGAGCGATCCCAG GCGATGGTGGCGTGTTACCCAGGACATGGAACAGGATATGTGAAGCACGTCGACAACCCAAACTCAGACGGACGCTGTATCACCTGCGTCTATTACCTGAACAAGAACTGGAATGCCAAG GAGCACGGTGGCGTCCTGCGGATCTTCCCAGAGGGTCAAGGCTACGTGGTGGACATCGAGCCTCTCTTTGACAGACTGCTGTTATTCTGGTCCGACCGCAGAAATCCACACGAGGTCCAGCCCTGTTATGCTACCAg gtACGCCATCACCGTCTGGTACTTTGACTCGGAGGAGAGAGCGGCGGCCAAGAGACGCTTCAGAGACCTCGCTg cttccacccAGGAAGAGGGGAGCTCCACCTCATGA